The genomic stretch TCTATGGATTTGTGTTCTGATCGTGACAACACAGATGATCATAAATTTTAGTTTTTGGGCTTGTCGTCGTCATCGATCTCGACATCGATCGCTGAGGCAGAGACCAAGCGTTTGCGCTCTTCAATCTCAACAGTTAAATTTTCAACAGTTTCTTTTAAATTCTGGATTTGCATATTTTGGTTACGCATCTCAATGGATTTTTGCAAGCCAGACCAAACGCTAAAAATCCAAGCTAAGACTGCACCTAAGCCCATTGCTAAAATTAGCTCTACGGAAATCGGTGCTGCGACTTTAATTTGGGGAATGATTTGGATAGGAGCCGCAGCAGTATTTTCTAAGGCAAACAATACTAAAGCAAGAGCAACGACAAAAATAACAACAAAATTAAGCTGGCGCACAGTGATTAAACCTTGTTTTTTAAAAAATTTCTTAGCTAATGGTTTATCAAACAATGATCACAATGTCTATAGAGCAGTTTTCAAATGAGCATAGACCCATTTGAAAACCCCAAATCACCCTCAGTAAAGGCTTTCG from Pseudanabaena sp. Chao 1811 encodes the following:
- a CDS encoding LapA family protein, with product MRQLNFVVIFVVALALVLFALENTAAAPIQIIPQIKVAAPISVELILAMGLGAVLAWIFSVWSGLQKSIEMRNQNMQIQNLKETVENLTVEIEERKRLVSASAIDVEIDDDDKPKN